The DNA sequence CTTGATGAACTCAATCAGAATTCTCATGATGAAGATCAGCAGAATACTGATTCCGAAATAAAATCCTCTTCCGATTTTAAATATGTTTTTCCTGTAAATAAAATACACAGAAAGGGAAATGATAAAATATGAGATCGCTTCATAAAGCTGGGCAGGATGTCTCGGGAGATCATCTACCTGACGGAATATAAAGGCCCATGGAACATCCGTAGGAACTCCTATGATTTCAGAATTCATCAGATTGGCAAGCCTTATAAAAGTACCACCCAACGGAAGTACAATCGCTATAGCATCTAAAACCGTCATGAACGGGATAGAAAATTTTCTTGCATAGATAAGAAGCATGATTACTAATCCGATACCACCACCATGACTGGCAAGTCCTGCAAATCCTGTAAAATGATAACTCCCATCCACTCCCTTTTGAATCGGTAATAAGATTTCAAGAGGGTGTTGAGAATAATAATCAAAATCATAAAAAAGACAGTGTCCAAGTCTGGCGCCTAGTAGAATTCCTATCAATGCATAGGAAAATAAAGCTTCATGAGCCTGTGAACTAAGACCTTCTTTTTTGTAAATACGTTTTAAAATATTTAAACATAAAACCAGTCCTGTAAGAAATAACAGTCCGTAATATTTTAAAGGAAATCCAAGAATATTGACGATTTCGGGATTCACATCCCAGTTGATATATAATAAATTCATTCCTGCAAAGATAAGAAAATAGGAATTTCCGGACCGGATGGAAGTATTTCGGTATTTTTCAATTTGATTTTCAGAAGCCTATGAGTTGATTTTGTAGATCAGATAGTGAACAGATAAGAATGAACATAATTTAAAATGATTCTTGATGAAACATTTGGTAACTTTAGCATACCACCAAAACAAAAAGCTATGCATCATCAGTTGGAGAAACATTATGTAAACAGAGTAGGCTGGCTTCGGGCAGCTGTATTGGGAGCAAATGATGGGTTGTTATCCACTACAAGTATTGTCATTGGAGTTGCGGCTGCAGAACCGGAACGGCATATTATTATTCTTGCAGCGCTCGCAGGTATGATTGCCGGAGCAATGTCTATGGCTGCAGGGGAGTATGTTTCTGTGAGTTCACAAGAAGATACTGAGAAGGCAGATTTGCTTCGCGAAAAACGTGAGCTTGAAGAAATGCCGGAAATAGAACTTAGAGAACTTGCCAAAGTATACGAAAAACGCGGTTGTACCAAAGAAACTGCAATGCAGGTAGCCATTGAGCTTACAGAACATGATGCATTGGGAGCCCACGCCCGTGATGAATTAGGAATTAATGAAATAACACAGGCAAAACCTTTACAAGCAGCGATGGCTTCCTTCGGCTCATTTGCTGTGGGTGCTTTATTGCCGTTTAGCGTTTCTCTTTTGGCGCCACTTAAACAAATGGTGTATTTCCAATACGGATTTTCAATTGTATTTTTAATGTTTTTAGGGGCCGTTTCTGCCAAAGCAGGAGGTTCTGATATTAAAGTAGCTGTATTGAGGATCTGCTTCTGGGGAACCGTTGCAATGGGAATTACAGCATTTGTGGGACATATTTTCGGGGTCAATATAGCATAAATGTGATGATAAAAGCGCTTGTAAATATTTAAATTTTACTCGTTTTTTTCCACGGTGGTAAAATTTAATAGATGTAGAATAAAACAAAACCTCTGAAAATCAATGATTTCAGAGGTTTTTTGTACCCAGGACCGGGATCGAACCGGTACTCCTAAGAACTGGTGTTTGAGACCAGCGCGTCTACCAATTCCGCCACCTGGGCTTGATGTTGATTTAAACGTGATGTTTGTTTCAAATTGGTGTGCAAATATAGGAACTTTTTTCAATGTTCAAAAGCTTTTTGAAGAAAAAATTTTAAAAGTTCAGTTCCAAACCATCGTAGGCAAGGTGTATTCCGGGTGGAAGCTGCTTATCTTCAATATCATGCAATCCCAAATGATGACTGATATGTGTTAAAAATAATTTTTTCGGTTTTAGTTCTTCAAACAATTTAATAACATCCGGAAGAATAAAATGGGCAGGATGGGGATCAAATTTTCTGATACAGTTTAAGATCAGAACATCCAGATTCTTCAGTTTCTCCTTTTCCTTTTCAGAAATGAATCCGGCATCTGTGATGTAGGCAAGGTTTTTAAATTTGTATCCGAAGACTGTAATTTTATAGTGAATCACTTCTACCGGAGTGATTTCCGTATCCAGTACATGAAAAGGTTTATTTTCAATTTCATGAAGTTCAAAAGCGGGCGCTCCGGGATATCTTACATCAGCAAAAGCATAAGGAAATCTGTTTTTTATTTCATGAGCAACCCTTGAATAGCAATATAGGGGAACATCTTTACCGCTCTTAAAAATCAATGGCCGCATATCATCAAGTCCGATTACGTGGTCATTATGCTCATGAGTTATCAACGCAATATCTACGGTATGTTCGTGGTTGGTAAGCATTTGCTGCCTGAAATCCGGACCGCAGTCGATCAGTATTTTTTTATTTTCCTCCGTAGTTACCATCACGGAAGAACGTAAACGTTTGTCTTTGGGATTTTCAGAAGTACACACTTCACATGTACAGCCAATAACGGGTACACCTTGGGAAGTACCGGTTCCTAAAAATTTCAACTTCATTTTGTTTTGAGGTTGGTTTAATTTTGGTAAATTTACAAAAAATTTCATGTCCTAATGTATCAGAAACTAACTCCTAAACAAAAAGCATTAACAATTAATCTAGATCCTACTATTTATGGTACTTTCGCAGAAATTGGAGCAGGGCAGGAGACTGTTCGCCACTTTTTTAGAGCAGGAGGAGCTTCCGGTACGATTGCTAAGGCGATGTCTGCTTATGACAAAGATTTTAGTGATGCCATCTACGGAAAGGAAGTAAAAAACAGGTACGTTACCCAAAACAGGCTTCGCAAAATGCTTCGATATGAAGTAGCTTTGATTGAAGAGCGAATTTCAAGAGATAATAATCCCGATAGAAAATTCTTTTCTTATGCCAATACGGTAACAACCATCAATTTTGACAAGACTGTAAGAGGCCACGGCTGGGTAGGAATTCGTTTTCAGACCAAAGAAAATGAAGATTACAATGAAATCGTGATTCACGTAAAATTCAAAGAAAATGATGCCACCCTTCAGCAGGAAACCTTAGGAAATCTTGGGGTAAATCTTATTTTCGGAGCTTTTAATTACTTTGACAATCCAAGAACTTTAGTAGAATCTTTATACGACGATATTGCAAAAGACAACCTGGAAATTGATATGATTGATTTCAGCGGTCCTGCTTTTGCGTATGTTGACAACAGACTGATGTCACTGCAGCTGGTGAAAAATGGAATGACCGATGCTGTGATTTTCAATTCTCAGGGCAGCAATATGCTTCCGGCAGATGTATTGTACAAGAAAAATATTTTCGCGGTAAGAGGAAGTTTCAGACCGGTAACGAAAGTAAACATTGATATGCTTAAAAACGGGATGGATATGTTTTTCAAAGATGCGATCTGTACCCATGAAGAAACAGAAGTCCTTATCGAGATCACCATTTCCAATCTGAGGGCAGACGGAGATATTGATGAAAGAGATTTCCTTGACAGGGTTGATATTCTGGCTAAACTGGGATATACCGTTATTATTTCCAACTTCTCTGAATATTACAGGCTGATTGATTATTTTGCATCTTATACAAGTGGAGACATTGGTGTAGCAATGGGCGTAAATAATATGCTGATGGTATTCGATGAGAAATATTATAAAAACCTTTCAGGAGGAATCCTTGAAGCCTTCGGGAAATTTTTCAGAAACGGGATGAGAGTATATCTGTATCCTTATAAAGATCCTGAAACCCACCAATTGCTGGATTCTTCAAACCTGAAAGTAGAAGAAAACCTGAAAGAACTCTATAAATATTTCAAACACAACAATCGTATTGTAGATATTACCAACTATAATCCAGAGTTTTTGGAAATCTATTCAAGAGAAATTTTGAGAAAAATTGCATGTTGTGTGAAAGGCTGGGAAACTCAGGTTCCGGAAGGTGTAGCAGAAATGATTAAAGAGCGTGGAATGTTCGGATATAAAGAAGAGCTTTCCCTAAAACAATTCTCTTAAAAAAATATATACAATGTCAGAATTAAAGAAAAGACTTTCCTCAATTCTTGAAAGTCCTAAACATAATACAGAAGAAAAACTTGAAAAAGTTTGCCACTTGTTGGATCAGGAAATTTCTTATTTCAACTGGACAGGTTTCTATTTCAAAAACGGAGATAAGGAAGAACTGATTTTAGGCCCTTATGTAGGAGCGCCAACAGATCATACCATTATTCCTTACGGTAAAGGAATTTGCGGACAGGTAGCAGTTTCCAATGAAACATTTGTAGTTCCCGATGTAAACGAAGAAAGCAATTATCTAAGCTGCTCCATTGATACAAAAGCCGAAATTGTAGTTCCTATCTTTAAAGACGGAAAAAACATCGGCCAGATTGATATTGATTCCCATACGGTAGATCCTTTCACTAGTGAAGACCGTGAATTATTAGAATGGCTTTGTAACGAAGTTTCTAAAATTTTATAATAGAATTTCAATATGTACAAAATATAGACTCCGGCTTTTATAGTCGGAGTTTTTTGTGAGTATTGAAATGGAATAGAATCCGAAGATTCACAGCTTGATTAGGGATTATAAGTGGTTATGACAAACATGATTAAAGGTTCATCTCCCGTATTTTCGATAGAATGATATCCTATAGAACTGATCGCTGTAATATCTCCTTTTTTAAGAATCTTCTTTCGTATAGGCCCTTCAATTCCTGTCCTTTCACGATATTCTCCTGTCCCGTGCACGACTACATACAGTTCCTGCTCATTTCTTTGATTGTGTGTATGAAATCCGGATTCATCTCCCTTATTCAATAAAACCATATATGCCGCCAGACGATTATTGGCTAATTCTTTCTGGTCAAACATCTGCAGCATATATACCGTTCCTTTTCCACCATACATATTTAGACGCTTATGCATTTGTGTGATGGCTCGTTCATTCTTTTCAAAAGCCATTACATAAAGATTGATGTATTTTGAAACTTCCTGGATAGCGTGATCAAATTCTGCTCCTTCAGATAATATAACTGTATCAGACATGTAAGTTTAATATTTAATGTTTAGAGTTTAAAGTTGGTTAAAAAATCAGCTTTGCTGCATCAGATGAATCTCAGCCAGCAATTCTTTAAAATAATTCTCACATTTCGCAATATGGGTTCCATACCAGGAAAATGCTTCGCCATCTACAATCATAATCTTTTTATCAGGATAGAAAGTCTGCAGTTCCTCAATATGTTTTTCTTTAAACGGAAACGGTTCAGAGGACAGCATGATAACGTCAGCATCCGCAAGATCTTCAGCAGTAATCTGAGGATAACGGGTTTTATCTTTGAAGATATTCTCAAAACCAATTTCTGATAAAATTCTATGGATAAATGTATCTGATCCAATCGTCATATAAGGATTGTTCCAAATGAGATAAGCTGCTTTCACAGGAGTTTCCAGCTTTGCCTGATTCAGGACTTCATATATTTTAAGATTGAAAAGCTGGGCTCTTTCTTCTTTTCCTAAAAGTTTCCCGAGGTTTTTAAGCAGATAATAATTGTCTTCAATCGTTTCAACATTTGTAACGGTTACTTTACAATCACCCATCAGGGCTTCTACCTGATCTTTTACATTTTCTTCCTTATTGGCCAGAATAAGATCCGGCTGTAACGCTTTTATTTTCTCAATATTGATATTTTTGGTCCCGCCGATTACTGCTACATTTTTTATTTTATCCTGAGGATGAATGCAGAATTTTGTTCTCCCGATAACTTCATTTTCAGTAAGCCCAAGGTCAAATAAAGCCTCAGTAATTGAGGGTACAAGTGAAACGATTTTCATATTGGCATGTTAGATGATGCCTAAAATTACAAAAGTTTTCCGGTTAAGAAAAGTCCGGCTACCGTAAAATAGATAATAAGTCCCGTCACATCCACCAATGTGGCTACAAACGGAGCAGAAGAAGTGGCAGGGTCAAGATTTAATTTCTTTAAGACAAACGGAATCATAGAGCCTGATAATGTTCCCCACAAAACAATCGCAATCAGGGAAACCGAAACACTTAGTCCAACGTAAACCCAGTATTGGCCATAATCAAAAAGCCCGATCTGCTGCCAAAGCATGATTCTTATAAATCCAATAACTCCCAGGATAGCCCCAAGACATAATCCGGAGATAATTTCTTTTTTCATGACATACCACCAGTCCTTAAGACTGATCTCCTGAAGCGCCATTGCACGAATAATTAGCGTTGCTGCCTGCGACCCGGAATTTCCTCCACTGGAAATGATCAGCGGAACAAATAGGGCAAGAACAACAGCTTTTTCAATTTCTTTATCAAAATACCCCATTGCTGAAGCAGTCAACATTTCTGAAACGAATAAAATGATCAGCCAGGTTGCTCTTTTTTTGATCATTTCAGTCCAAGAGGTCTGGATGTAAGGAAGATCCAATGCTTCCAATCCCCCGAATTTCTGGATGTCTTCCGTATTCTGCTGTTCAATCTGATCGAGAATATCATCAATAGTCACAATTCCTACTAAGACACCCGCTTCCGTAATAATAGGAAGAGCACCACGGTCATACTTTTCGAAATACGTTACCGCATCCTCTTTAGACGTAGTAGTAGTAATCGCTACAAAGTGATTATCTGTGATATCAGAAACCAAAGTATCTTCCTCTTCCAACAGTAAAGTTCCGATAGCAAGGTCATCAATCAGACGGTTTCTTTCATCCACCACATACAGGTAGTTCATGGTTTCCACTCTTTTTCCTACCTTTTTGATCTGCTGAAGACATCTCTTTACCGTCCATTCCTTACGGATCTGAATATAATAAGGAGTCATCAGACGGGCAATAGAGTCTGAGTTGTACCCAAGAAGTTTTAAAGCAATTCTTCTTTCCTGAGGATTAAGATGATTAATAGAATATTTAATAAGCTCATCTGGGAAATCCTCGAAAAGAGCTGTCCTGTCATCCGGAGTCATTGCATTCAGGATCTCAGAAACTTCATCGCTTCCGATACTTCTGATGGTATCTTCCTGGAAATCAGGATCAAGATGTGAAAAAACCTCTGCTTTGTATTCTTTCGGAACCTTCAGAAACGCGAGCAGCCTCTCGTCAGCAGGAAGTTCGCTGAGAGTTTCGGCAATATCGGCAGGGTTGAAGATAAGTTCGTCTCTAGAATTCAAAACGTGAAATTTTTTGGATATGCAAAAATAATTCAAATTTTTAAGACTGAGCAATAAAGTGGCAAAATTAAGGATTAATTAAAGTTTATCACTTCAGTATAAGGGCAAAAAAAACACCCGCCGAAGCAGATGTTCAAAAATTAAATTTAAATTCCAATATTCTTTAAATTGGTTCACATTCTGAGGTAGGGATGTACGTACAAACAGCATTTGTACAGCACTGGTATGGTCCGCAATCTGAGTTGTCTCCACACTTTTTTATTCCGCTTCCTTTAATATTTTTCTGCTCCAGCCTGTTCAGCTTCTTAAGATTTGAATTTTTCATGGTGATCAAATATTTAAGATTAAGGCTCTATCGGACAGTCATGATCAAGACATTCTCCATTGCAGCAATATCCCACAGAACATGGTCTTGTTATACTGCATCTGAACGGTCCTATGCCGCCATTAATTTGTTTCGCAGCCTCTCTGCTGAGTTTTTTTAGATTTTTCATATAGTTATAGTTTAGATTTAATGTTAGACTAAAATAGTAAATATTTTCATATTATTCATTTGGTGGTGAAAATATTTTGCCGTAAATCAATATTTTATTTAATTTTTAAATAAAAAAACACCTACAATTGCAGGTGTCCGTAATGATCATATATTATTCCAGTGGACATGGGTTCACAAC is a window from the Chryseobacterium indologenes genome containing:
- the lgt gene encoding prolipoprotein diacylglyceryl transferase, whose product is MNLLYINWDVNPEIVNILGFPLKYYGLLFLTGLVLCLNILKRIYKKEGLSSQAHEALFSYALIGILLGARLGHCLFYDFDYYSQHPLEILLPIQKGVDGSYHFTGFAGLASHGGGIGLVIMLLIYARKFSIPFMTVLDAIAIVLPLGGTFIRLANLMNSEIIGVPTDVPWAFIFRQVDDLPRHPAQLYEAISYFIISLSVYFIYRKNIFKIGRGFYFGISILLIFIMRILIEFIKVDQVEFEHGMSLNMGQLLSIPFVLLGLFFIIKSIMEKGKVKTV
- a CDS encoding VIT1/CCC1 transporter family protein yields the protein MHHQLEKHYVNRVGWLRAAVLGANDGLLSTTSIVIGVAAAEPERHIIILAALAGMIAGAMSMAAGEYVSVSSQEDTEKADLLREKRELEEMPEIELRELAKVYEKRGCTKETAMQVAIELTEHDALGAHARDELGINEITQAKPLQAAMASFGSFAVGALLPFSVSLLAPLKQMVYFQYGFSIVFLMFLGAVSAKAGGSDIKVAVLRICFWGTVAMGITAFVGHIFGVNIA
- a CDS encoding MBL fold metallo-hydrolase, whose product is MKLKFLGTGTSQGVPVIGCTCEVCTSENPKDKRLRSSVMVTTEENKKILIDCGPDFRQQMLTNHEHTVDIALITHEHNDHVIGLDDMRPLIFKSGKDVPLYCYSRVAHEIKNRFPYAFADVRYPGAPAFELHEIENKPFHVLDTEITPVEVIHYKITVFGYKFKNLAYITDAGFISEKEKEKLKNLDVLILNCIRKFDPHPAHFILPDVIKLFEELKPKKLFLTHISHHLGLHDIEDKQLPPGIHLAYDGLELNF
- a CDS encoding TonB-dependent receptor, which produces MYQKLTPKQKALTINLDPTIYGTFAEIGAGQETVRHFFRAGGASGTIAKAMSAYDKDFSDAIYGKEVKNRYVTQNRLRKMLRYEVALIEERISRDNNPDRKFFSYANTVTTINFDKTVRGHGWVGIRFQTKENEDYNEIVIHVKFKENDATLQQETLGNLGVNLIFGAFNYFDNPRTLVESLYDDIAKDNLEIDMIDFSGPAFAYVDNRLMSLQLVKNGMTDAVIFNSQGSNMLPADVLYKKNIFAVRGSFRPVTKVNIDMLKNGMDMFFKDAICTHEETEVLIEITISNLRADGDIDERDFLDRVDILAKLGYTVIISNFSEYYRLIDYFASYTSGDIGVAMGVNNMLMVFDEKYYKNLSGGILEAFGKFFRNGMRVYLYPYKDPETHQLLDSSNLKVEENLKELYKYFKHNNRIVDITNYNPEFLEIYSREILRKIACCVKGWETQVPEGVAEMIKERGMFGYKEELSLKQFS
- a CDS encoding GAF domain-containing protein; translated protein: MSELKKRLSSILESPKHNTEEKLEKVCHLLDQEISYFNWTGFYFKNGDKEELILGPYVGAPTDHTIIPYGKGICGQVAVSNETFVVPDVNEESNYLSCSIDTKAEIVVPIFKDGKNIGQIDIDSHTVDPFTSEDRELLEWLCNEVSKIL
- a CDS encoding cupin domain-containing protein, whose translation is MSDTVILSEGAEFDHAIQEVSKYINLYVMAFEKNERAITQMHKRLNMYGGKGTVYMLQMFDQKELANNRLAAYMVLLNKGDESGFHTHNQRNEQELYVVVHGTGEYRERTGIEGPIRKKILKKGDITAISSIGYHSIENTGDEPLIMFVITTYNP
- a CDS encoding ABC transporter substrate-binding protein; this translates as MKIVSLVPSITEALFDLGLTENEVIGRTKFCIHPQDKIKNVAVIGGTKNINIEKIKALQPDLILANKEENVKDQVEALMGDCKVTVTNVETIEDNYYLLKNLGKLLGKEERAQLFNLKIYEVLNQAKLETPVKAAYLIWNNPYMTIGSDTFIHRILSEIGFENIFKDKTRYPQITAEDLADADVIMLSSEPFPFKEKHIEELQTFYPDKKIMIVDGEAFSWYGTHIAKCENYFKELLAEIHLMQQS
- the mgtE gene encoding magnesium transporter, giving the protein MNSRDELIFNPADIAETLSELPADERLLAFLKVPKEYKAEVFSHLDPDFQEDTIRSIGSDEVSEILNAMTPDDRTALFEDFPDELIKYSINHLNPQERRIALKLLGYNSDSIARLMTPYYIQIRKEWTVKRCLQQIKKVGKRVETMNYLYVVDERNRLIDDLAIGTLLLEEEDTLVSDITDNHFVAITTTTSKEDAVTYFEKYDRGALPIITEAGVLVGIVTIDDILDQIEQQNTEDIQKFGGLEALDLPYIQTSWTEMIKKRATWLIILFVSEMLTASAMGYFDKEIEKAVVLALFVPLIISSGGNSGSQAATLIIRAMALQEISLKDWWYVMKKEIISGLCLGAILGVIGFIRIMLWQQIGLFDYGQYWVYVGLSVSVSLIAIVLWGTLSGSMIPFVLKKLNLDPATSSAPFVATLVDVTGLIIYFTVAGLFLTGKLL
- a CDS encoding bacteriocin-like protein — protein: MKNLKKLSREAAKQINGGIGPFRCSITRPCSVGYCCNGECLDHDCPIEP